From a region of the Macrobrachium nipponense isolate FS-2020 chromosome 3, ASM1510439v2, whole genome shotgun sequence genome:
- the LOC135222553 gene encoding serine/threonine-protein kinase Nek5-like — MSNIKLIKKIGQGAFGTVYLGDRRGRKCAVKVVKFGGVPQKIVDDAIKEGKLLEHLQHPNIVTCLGCYGAGNTAISEIHIVMEYCGGGDLHANIKQQRASGQHFPERQVIGWFLDVVRAVEASPYSYRTEGILQHPYDT, encoded by the exons ATGTCCAACATAAAACTAATCAAGAAAATAGGTCAGGGAGCCTTCGGAACAGTCTACTTGGGAGACAGGAGAGGGAGGAAATGTGCCGTGAAGGTG GTGAAGTTCGGGGGAGTTCCCCAGAAAATCGTTGATGACGCAATCAAGGAGGGGAAATTGCTCGAACATCTGCAACATCCAAACATCGTCACTTGTTTA GGATGTTATGGTGCGGGAAACACTGCAATATCCGAGATCCACATTGTCATGGAATATTGTGGAGGCGGAGACCTGCACGCCAACATCAAACAGCAAAGGGCTTCGGGACAACACTTCCCTGAAAGACAAGTCATCGGGTGGTTTTTGGACGTCGTCAGGGCTGTTGAGGCAAGTCCCTATTCATATCGTACTGAAGGTATTTTGCAACATCCTTACGACACCTAG